The following coding sequences are from one Lipingzhangella halophila window:
- a CDS encoding enoyl-CoA hydratase/isomerase family protein, with amino-acid sequence MADTTTPTEEELAAAGVRLDIAGAVATVSLARPERRNAMTGRTWTALAHVGQSLPESVRIVVVKGDGPSFSAGIDLAMFTPEGVEGERSLMRDLRDGAPDHAALADTIAGYQAGFLWLRRPGIVSIAAVQGHAIGAGFQLALSCDMRILADDARLCMKEPALGLVPDLTGTKPLVEIVGASRAMELCLTAREVSAEEARDLRLAEAVVEGTALDETVDDLVAGLLDTPAEAAAATKKLLRQAPDNTLEEQAKAEREAQVERLAALARNERD; translated from the coding sequence GTGGCCGATACAACAACGCCGACCGAGGAGGAACTGGCGGCTGCCGGGGTGCGCCTGGATATCGCGGGCGCCGTCGCGACCGTCAGCCTGGCCCGTCCCGAGCGCCGCAACGCCATGACGGGACGGACCTGGACGGCGTTGGCCCATGTTGGCCAGTCGTTGCCGGAATCCGTCCGAATTGTCGTGGTCAAGGGCGATGGTCCATCGTTCTCCGCGGGCATCGACCTCGCGATGTTCACGCCCGAGGGCGTCGAGGGCGAGAGGTCACTCATGCGCGATCTCCGCGATGGCGCGCCCGACCACGCTGCGCTCGCCGATACCATCGCCGGCTACCAAGCGGGATTCCTGTGGCTACGCAGGCCCGGCATCGTGTCCATCGCGGCGGTCCAGGGCCACGCGATCGGAGCCGGATTCCAGCTCGCTCTCTCCTGCGACATGCGCATCCTGGCCGACGACGCCCGGTTGTGCATGAAGGAGCCCGCGCTCGGTCTGGTTCCCGACCTCACCGGAACCAAGCCGCTGGTGGAGATCGTCGGCGCGAGCCGCGCGATGGAGCTCTGCCTGACCGCGCGCGAAGTCTCGGCCGAGGAGGCCCGCGATCTGCGGTTGGCCGAGGCGGTGGTGGAGGGAACCGCTCTGGACGAGACGGTGGACGACCTCGTCGCCGGCCTGCTGGACACCCCCGCTGAGGCCGCCGCCGCCACGAAGAAGCTGCTTCGCCAGGCGCCGGACAACACCCTCGAAGAGCAGGCGAAAGCGGAACGCGAGGCACAGGTCGAGCGGCTCGCCGCGCTTGCCCGCAACGAGAGGGACTGA
- a CDS encoding helix-turn-helix domain-containing protein — translation MAETLRKGTRVTGTERAELADELKRRYDSGESIRSLAASTGRSYGFVHRLLTEAGVTLRGRGGATRRS, via the coding sequence GTGGCGGAGACCCTGAGAAAGGGAACCCGTGTGACGGGGACCGAACGTGCGGAACTCGCCGATGAGCTGAAGAGACGTTACGACAGCGGGGAGAGCATCCGCTCGCTGGCGGCCTCGACCGGACGCTCCTACGGATTCGTGCATCGCCTGCTCACGGAGGCCGGAGTTACGTTGCGTGGTCGAGGCGGAGCCACCCGGCGCTCGTGA
- a CDS encoding ABC-F family ATP-binding cassette domain-containing protein, translating into MLIASDVELRVGPRMLLEPTSFRVGAGDRIGLVGRNGAGKTTLTRVLAGEQGPDSGTVNTSGSVGYLPQDPRTGDLDVIARDRVLSARGIDDVLQRLHRAEKDMASDDPKTRDKGVRGYARYDEKLHALGGYAAEAEASSIAASLGLADSVLSQPLRTLSGGQRRRIELARILFSGADTLLLDEPTNHLDGDSIIWLRDFLKSHQGGLVVISHDVELVEHVVNKVFYLDADRCVIDIYNMGWQAYLEQRAADERRRKREQANAEKQATALHKQADRFRAKATKAKAAKQMQSRAEKILDSVQGQRKVERVAKLRFPDPAPSGRTPLTANGLSKSYGSLEIFSGVDLAIDRGSRVVILGLNGAGKTTLLRLLGGIEAPDTGEVVPGHGLRLGYYAQEHETLDVGRSVLENMMAAAPDLPEVEARRTLGSFLFTGDDVDKPAGVLSGGEKTRLALATLVVSSANVLLLDEPTNNLDPASREEILGALRNYKGAIVLVTHDEGAVEALQPERVILLPDGVEDIWDVEQFADLIALA; encoded by the coding sequence ATGCTGATCGCCTCTGACGTTGAACTGCGCGTGGGCCCCAGGATGCTCCTGGAGCCCACGTCCTTCCGTGTGGGCGCCGGCGACCGCATCGGACTGGTCGGTCGCAACGGCGCGGGCAAGACCACCCTGACCAGAGTTCTGGCGGGCGAGCAGGGCCCCGACTCCGGGACGGTCAACACCTCGGGCAGCGTCGGCTACCTGCCCCAGGACCCGCGTACGGGCGACCTCGACGTGATCGCGCGCGACCGGGTGCTGTCGGCGCGCGGCATCGACGACGTGCTGCAGCGGTTGCACCGCGCCGAGAAGGACATGGCCAGTGACGACCCCAAGACCCGGGACAAGGGAGTGCGCGGCTACGCCCGTTACGACGAGAAGCTGCACGCCCTCGGGGGGTACGCCGCCGAAGCCGAAGCGTCCTCGATCGCCGCCAGCCTGGGCCTTGCCGACAGCGTGCTCTCCCAGCCGCTACGCACGCTCTCCGGCGGCCAGCGCCGCCGGATCGAACTGGCGCGCATCCTGTTCAGCGGCGCCGACACGCTGCTGCTCGACGAGCCCACCAACCACCTCGACGGCGACTCCATCATCTGGCTGCGCGACTTCCTCAAGTCGCACCAGGGCGGACTCGTCGTCATCAGCCACGACGTCGAGTTGGTCGAGCACGTTGTGAACAAGGTGTTCTACCTGGACGCCGACCGCTGCGTCATCGACATCTACAACATGGGCTGGCAGGCCTACCTGGAACAGCGCGCGGCCGACGAACGCCGGCGCAAGCGGGAGCAGGCCAACGCCGAGAAGCAGGCCACCGCTCTGCACAAGCAGGCGGACCGCTTCCGGGCCAAGGCCACCAAGGCAAAGGCCGCCAAGCAGATGCAGAGCCGCGCCGAGAAGATCCTCGACTCCGTGCAGGGCCAGCGCAAGGTGGAACGGGTCGCGAAGCTGCGCTTTCCCGACCCCGCGCCCAGCGGGCGGACCCCCCTCACAGCCAACGGGCTGTCGAAGTCCTACGGCTCACTGGAGATCTTCTCCGGCGTCGACCTGGCGATCGACCGCGGCAGCAGGGTGGTCATCCTGGGGCTGAACGGCGCCGGGAAGACCACCCTGCTGCGGCTGCTGGGCGGGATCGAGGCGCCCGATACCGGCGAGGTCGTTCCGGGGCACGGGTTGCGGCTGGGCTACTACGCCCAGGAACACGAGACCCTCGATGTCGGGCGCTCTGTGCTGGAGAACATGATGGCGGCCGCGCCCGACCTGCCCGAGGTGGAGGCGCGCCGCACTCTTGGCTCCTTTCTGTTCACCGGCGACGACGTGGACAAGCCGGCGGGCGTGCTCTCCGGCGGCGAAAAGACCCGGCTCGCGCTCGCCACGCTCGTAGTGTCCAGCGCGAACGTGCTGCTCCTCGACGAGCCGACCAACAACCTGGACCCGGCGAGCCGCGAGGAGATCCTCGGCGCGCTGCGCAACTACAAGGGAGCCATCGTGCTGGTCACACACGACGAGGGTGCGGTCGAGGCGCTACAGCCGGAGCGGGTCATCCTGCTCCCCGACGGTGTCGAGGACATCTGGGACGTCGAGCAGTTCGCCGATCTGATCGCTCTCGCGTGA
- a CDS encoding AI-2E family transporter, with amino-acid sequence MQVRRPWLWSLGKIWGGVRNRATPSSEEPASDPEPAQEDEAGAGDLLRQVSDVCWRILVIGVVVGLLLWGLSYIRVVALPVVLAIFLTALLMPPTAWMRRHGVSRGLSTAITMVSALALLSGVVTLIVQPAIQGFGGLVFSIGEAIGSLQTLFRSLGLDPQLVDEAMNNAQDEVQRFLAEDSDQLLTGAWAAGAAVLEVLTGIILVLVLTVYFVHSGDRLVEWITTLFPAKSRRPMRAAGEVAYGVMGRYVRGVALVGFFDAVGIGAALIFLIDTNLAIPLIVLTFIGAFLPVIGAFVTGLLAALVAFVTQGWPVALVVVGVVLVVQQLESNLFAPRVYGKALELPSAIVLLAIAVGLIVAGVPGMFLAVPVVAVLAALLRNRQLIPSGEEQPVPGKAKEAKEEPPARVPAAESGDRPSVTGN; translated from the coding sequence GTGCAGGTGAGGCGACCCTGGTTGTGGTCGTTGGGCAAAATCTGGGGCGGTGTGCGCAACCGCGCCACCCCCAGCTCCGAAGAGCCGGCCTCGGACCCGGAACCGGCCCAGGAAGACGAGGCGGGAGCCGGCGACCTGCTGCGCCAGGTGAGCGATGTCTGCTGGCGCATCCTGGTCATCGGCGTCGTGGTCGGGCTGCTGCTCTGGGGCCTGAGCTACATTCGTGTGGTCGCGCTGCCGGTCGTCCTTGCGATCTTCCTCACCGCCCTCCTCATGCCGCCAACGGCGTGGATGCGGCGGCACGGCGTGTCCCGCGGCCTGTCCACAGCGATCACGATGGTGAGTGCGCTCGCCCTCCTGAGCGGCGTCGTGACGCTGATCGTGCAACCGGCCATACAGGGTTTCGGTGGCCTGGTGTTCAGTATTGGCGAGGCCATCGGCAGCCTGCAGACGCTGTTCCGCTCGCTCGGGCTCGACCCGCAGCTGGTCGACGAGGCCATGAACAACGCCCAGGACGAGGTGCAGCGGTTCCTGGCCGAGGACAGCGACCAGTTGCTGACCGGCGCGTGGGCGGCCGGCGCCGCGGTGCTGGAGGTCCTGACCGGCATCATCCTGGTCCTGGTGCTGACGGTCTACTTCGTGCACTCCGGTGACCGGCTCGTCGAGTGGATCACGACCCTGTTCCCCGCGAAGTCGCGGCGTCCGATGCGGGCCGCCGGGGAGGTCGCCTACGGGGTTATGGGGCGCTATGTGCGCGGTGTCGCGCTGGTCGGGTTCTTCGACGCCGTGGGCATCGGCGCCGCGCTGATCTTCCTGATCGACACCAACCTCGCGATCCCGCTGATCGTGCTGACCTTCATCGGCGCCTTCCTCCCCGTCATCGGCGCGTTCGTGACCGGGCTGCTGGCGGCGCTGGTCGCCTTCGTGACCCAGGGATGGCCCGTCGCGCTCGTGGTCGTCGGTGTGGTGCTGGTCGTGCAGCAGTTGGAGAGTAACCTGTTCGCTCCCCGGGTCTACGGCAAGGCGCTGGAGCTGCCGTCGGCCATTGTGCTGCTGGCCATCGCTGTGGGGCTCATCGTCGCCGGGGTTCCCGGCATGTTCCTGGCGGTTCCGGTCGTGGCCGTTCTGGCGGCGCTGCTGCGCAACCGCCAACTGATCCCGTCGGGAGAAGAGCAGCCCGTCCCCGGCAAGGCCAAGGAGGCCAAGGAGGAACCCCCCGCACGCGTGCCGGCCGCCGAGAGCGGCGATCGGCCTTCGGTCACCGGCAACTGA
- a CDS encoding YccF domain-containing protein — MELLRLLLNVIWLVVAGFWLALGYVLAGIICCVLVVTFPFGIASFRMANYALWPFGRELARKSGAGEGSTVLNVIWLIVAGWWLTIGHITTAVGLAVTIIGLPLAWASLKMIPVALAPFGNEIVHSDRPRQPWSF; from the coding sequence GTGGAACTACTGCGACTTCTCCTGAACGTGATCTGGCTGGTCGTGGCTGGCTTCTGGCTCGCGCTCGGATACGTCCTGGCCGGGATCATCTGCTGCGTCCTCGTCGTCACGTTCCCCTTCGGTATAGCGTCCTTCCGCATGGCCAACTACGCCTTGTGGCCCTTCGGGCGCGAACTGGCCCGCAAGTCGGGGGCGGGCGAGGGCAGCACCGTGCTCAACGTGATCTGGCTGATCGTCGCCGGGTGGTGGCTGACCATCGGGCACATCACCACAGCGGTGGGTCTCGCGGTGACCATCATCGGACTTCCCCTGGCATGGGCGTCGCTGAAGATGATCCCCGTGGCGCTGGCCCCGTTCGGGAATGAGATCGTGCACAGCGACCGGCCTCGGCAGCCGTGGAGCTTCTAG
- a CDS encoding MBL fold metallo-hydrolase has product MRLTKLGHSCVRLEHEGSTLVIDPGGFSEHDAAQGADAIAVTHEHPDHLDLERLRVAAKSRRGVRIHAHPAVASQLGELREQGAEVVEVTQGDAVRMAGFDVDVYGERHAVIHPDLPVINNVGFRVSAAGATLFHPGDAFTIPEDPVGTLLLPIQAPWSKVSEVIDFARAVRPESAIAVHDGLLNENGATVYAKNFEVTLPTVDYSRLLSGEGRDV; this is encoded by the coding sequence GTGCGGCTGACCAAACTCGGACATTCCTGTGTGCGCCTGGAACACGAGGGCTCGACCCTGGTAATCGATCCCGGGGGGTTCAGCGAGCACGACGCCGCCCAGGGGGCCGACGCGATCGCCGTTACGCACGAGCACCCCGACCATCTCGACCTGGAGCGGCTTCGCGTGGCCGCGAAGTCCCGCCGGGGCGTGCGGATCCACGCGCACCCGGCGGTCGCGAGCCAGCTCGGCGAGCTTCGCGAGCAGGGAGCCGAGGTAGTCGAGGTCACGCAGGGCGACGCGGTACGCATGGCCGGGTTCGACGTGGATGTCTACGGCGAGCGGCACGCAGTGATCCACCCGGACCTTCCGGTCATCAACAACGTCGGGTTCCGGGTCTCGGCCGCCGGCGCCACGCTCTTCCATCCCGGTGACGCGTTCACCATCCCGGAGGACCCGGTCGGCACGCTGCTCCTGCCGATCCAGGCGCCGTGGTCAAAGGTGTCCGAAGTGATCGACTTCGCGCGCGCCGTCCGTCCCGAGAGCGCGATCGCCGTGCACGACGGCCTGCTCAACGAGAACGGCGCGACTGTCTACGCCAAGAACTTCGAGGTCACCCTGCCCACAGTCGACTACTCCCGACTGCTCTCGGGCGAGGGACGCGACGTCTGA
- a CDS encoding WhiB family transcriptional regulator, with amino-acid sequence MSQVRRQAALRPRPSWGWQDAAACRGEDLVLFFGPDGERQPEREIRERKAKEICAQCPVRTECLDYAISRPEKYGTWGGLNEDERASERRRRMRRANAA; translated from the coding sequence ATGTCTCAGGTACGTCGGCAGGCCGCGCTGCGCCCCCGCCCGAGCTGGGGGTGGCAGGATGCCGCCGCGTGCCGGGGCGAAGACCTTGTGCTTTTCTTCGGCCCGGATGGCGAGCGCCAGCCGGAGCGGGAGATTCGCGAACGCAAGGCCAAGGAGATCTGTGCCCAGTGCCCGGTCCGTACCGAGTGCCTCGATTACGCGATTTCGCGTCCCGAGAAGTACGGAACGTGGGGTGGCCTGAATGAGGACGAGCGCGCCTCCGAGCGCAGGCGCCGCATGCGCCGCGCGAACGCGGCCTAG
- a CDS encoding phosphoribosyltransferase family protein, producing the protein MNPLPVSLPFTDRSEAGRRLAERVRAYAVTEPLILALPRGGVPVGAELARRLRVPLDVLMVRKIGLPGHKETGIGAVAEDGHVCFDDRALARMGISREALAETIEAERAELARRVEVYRGTRAAPRLTGRDVIVVDDGVATGGTAKAALRMVRRQRPARLVLAIPVASQQAVEMLRPEVDTIIVLTAPENFHAVGEWYRDFGQLTDGDVSAVLGELRTSLASADSERAVRIRASDVYLDGDLASPSDVRGAVVFAVSHGRHHPRHNVVAQELRRSGYATLTLDLLTHDEWRREGRDGGSGVETGQLGERLNAAVRWLRRATDLASEPVGLVGSGAAAPAALLTAAGHPRDVAAVVVHGERIDLAEESLPKVRAPTLALVEGDDSFVRELTEWALSKLGAPYELRVVPGAEQLLGQSEDWREAGEFAAGWFERHL; encoded by the coding sequence ATGAATCCGCTACCCGTATCGCTGCCGTTCACCGACCGCTCCGAGGCGGGCCGCCGCCTCGCCGAGCGGGTCCGCGCGTATGCGGTGACCGAGCCCCTGATCCTCGCCCTGCCGCGCGGCGGGGTTCCGGTCGGCGCCGAGCTCGCCCGGCGCCTGCGCGTTCCCCTGGACGTCCTCATGGTCCGCAAGATCGGGCTGCCAGGGCACAAGGAGACCGGGATCGGGGCGGTCGCCGAGGACGGCCACGTGTGCTTCGATGACCGCGCCCTGGCCCGCATGGGGATATCCCGCGAAGCGCTGGCGGAGACCATCGAGGCGGAGCGCGCCGAGCTCGCCCGCCGCGTTGAGGTGTACCGGGGCACCCGGGCCGCGCCCCGCCTGACCGGGCGCGACGTCATCGTCGTCGATGACGGCGTCGCCACCGGCGGGACCGCGAAGGCCGCGCTGCGCATGGTGCGCCGGCAGCGGCCGGCGCGGCTGGTGCTGGCCATCCCGGTCGCCTCGCAGCAGGCGGTCGAGATGCTGCGCCCCGAGGTCGACACCATCATCGTGTTGACCGCACCGGAGAATTTCCATGCCGTGGGGGAGTGGTACCGCGACTTCGGCCAGCTCACCGACGGCGACGTATCGGCTGTCCTGGGCGAGCTGCGCACCTCGCTGGCCAGCGCCGACTCCGAGCGCGCGGTGCGGATCCGCGCGTCAGACGTCTACCTCGACGGTGATCTGGCCAGCCCGTCGGATGTTCGGGGGGCGGTGGTGTTCGCCGTCAGCCACGGGCGGCACCACCCGCGGCACAACGTCGTCGCGCAGGAGTTGCGCCGCTCGGGCTACGCGACACTCACGCTCGACCTGCTCACGCACGACGAGTGGCGCCGGGAAGGCCGCGACGGCGGCAGCGGTGTCGAAACCGGCCAACTGGGCGAGCGGCTCAACGCGGCGGTGCGGTGGCTGCGCCGGGCCACCGATCTCGCTAGTGAGCCGGTGGGGCTGGTGGGCTCGGGAGCCGCGGCGCCGGCGGCGTTGCTGACCGCTGCCGGCCATCCCCGAGATGTGGCCGCGGTCGTCGTGCACGGGGAGCGGATCGACTTGGCCGAGGAGAGTCTTCCCAAGGTGCGTGCGCCGACCCTGGCCCTGGTCGAGGGCGACGACTCGTTCGTCCGCGAGCTCACCGAATGGGCCCTGAGCAAGCTGGGCGCGCCGTACGAGCTGCGGGTGGTTCCGGGCGCGGAGCAGTTGCTGGGACAGTCCGAGGACTGGCGCGAGGCGGGCGAGTTCGCGGCCGGATGGTTCGAACGTCACCTGTAA
- a CDS encoding GNAT family N-acetyltransferase, giving the protein MIDLNALRAKPTLSGGRVRLVPLTEEHTDAFYASTLDEEVRRLTGTHHMPSYLQVQEWCATRAESPDRVDLAITEQPGGRFVGELSLQDFDPDNESAGYRIALSAIEFTGQGLGREATRLILEYAFGELGLHRVWLHVHAFNMRAIAVYRACGFSVEGRMRDSLFWDGRRHDSLLMAILEHDFAKASR; this is encoded by the coding sequence ATGATCGACCTGAACGCGCTGCGTGCGAAACCTACCCTCTCGGGGGGTCGCGTCCGGCTGGTCCCGCTAACCGAGGAACACACAGACGCGTTCTACGCGTCGACCCTGGATGAGGAGGTGCGGCGACTCACGGGTACGCATCACATGCCCAGCTATCTCCAGGTCCAGGAGTGGTGCGCGACGCGTGCCGAGAGCCCCGACCGGGTGGATCTCGCGATCACCGAGCAGCCGGGCGGGCGCTTCGTGGGCGAGCTCTCGCTGCAGGACTTCGACCCCGACAACGAGAGCGCCGGTTACCGCATCGCATTGTCGGCCATCGAGTTCACCGGTCAGGGGCTGGGCAGGGAGGCCACCCGGCTCATTCTGGAGTACGCGTTCGGTGAGCTCGGCCTGCACCGCGTCTGGTTGCATGTCCACGCGTTCAACATGCGTGCGATAGCGGTGTACCGAGCGTGCGGCTTCAGCGTCGAGGGCCGGATGCGTGATTCGCTCTTCTGGGACGGGCGCCGGCACGACTCCCTTCTCATGGCGATACTGGAGCACGACTTCGCCAAGGCGTCCCGGTGA
- a CDS encoding MFS transporter, with translation MTVGRQIPEVPDASARRGRLAVVGLFLVNGFCYTNVVPWLPTIKSDLELSNTALGTAVAAMPLGALVTGLLAGPLIARLGSGRAAVASGFLLALTLPLVALAPGWWSFASALFLLGCADAWMDAAMNAHGLRVQHRYGRTIINTFHAVWSIAAVGGGLLGASMAGLGVPLLAHLSGVALLCVVLTLGVARGLLPGPEHAERGDGAPRPGGGRLVRPPVRAVFLLLGLSVLLMMAGGIEDSAASWGAVYTRHELGASAFVAGLPFVACQAMMTVGRLTGDRLTDRFGAVTVARSGALLTAAGLGAALLVPGTGTAIAGFGLLGLGVATLFPLTLAAAGNVPGVRSGDGVAVAGWLGRLGFLGFPPLVGMIADGTSLGVGLWVVPAGGVLAAALAVTLRRRE, from the coding sequence GTGACAGTCGGTCGGCAAATCCCGGAGGTCCCCGATGCGTCGGCGCGGCGCGGCCGGCTCGCTGTGGTCGGCCTCTTTCTGGTCAACGGATTCTGTTACACCAACGTCGTCCCGTGGCTGCCGACGATCAAGAGCGACCTGGAGCTCTCCAACACGGCGCTGGGAACGGCGGTCGCGGCCATGCCGCTGGGGGCACTGGTCACCGGGTTGCTCGCCGGCCCCCTCATTGCGCGGTTGGGGAGCGGTCGCGCGGCCGTGGCCTCGGGGTTCCTGCTCGCGTTGACGTTGCCGCTGGTCGCGCTGGCACCAGGGTGGTGGTCCTTCGCGTCGGCCCTCTTCCTCCTGGGATGCGCCGACGCGTGGATGGACGCCGCCATGAACGCCCACGGCCTGCGGGTACAGCACCGCTACGGGCGGACGATCATCAACACCTTCCACGCCGTCTGGAGCATCGCGGCGGTGGGCGGCGGGCTGCTCGGCGCGAGCATGGCGGGACTCGGCGTGCCCCTGCTCGCGCATCTCTCCGGTGTCGCGCTGCTGTGTGTTGTGCTGACCCTGGGCGTTGCCCGGGGGCTTCTCCCGGGACCCGAGCACGCCGAACGCGGCGACGGCGCGCCGCGCCCGGGAGGCGGGCGACTGGTCCGCCCACCGGTGCGCGCCGTGTTCCTGCTGCTCGGGCTGAGCGTGCTGCTGATGATGGCCGGGGGGATCGAGGACTCCGCGGCGTCGTGGGGTGCCGTGTACACGCGGCACGAACTGGGTGCCAGCGCCTTCGTCGCGGGCCTGCCGTTCGTCGCCTGCCAGGCGATGATGACCGTCGGCCGGCTCACCGGCGACCGGCTCACCGACCGGTTCGGCGCCGTGACTGTCGCCCGTTCGGGCGCGCTGCTCACCGCGGCGGGGCTCGGAGCGGCCCTGCTGGTGCCGGGCACGGGAACGGCGATCGCCGGGTTCGGCCTGCTCGGTCTGGGCGTGGCGACACTGTTCCCGCTGACACTCGCGGCGGCCGGAAACGTTCCCGGGGTGCGGAGTGGCGACGGGGTGGCCGTCGCCGGCTGGCTCGGGCGGTTGGGGTTCCTGGGTTTCCCGCCGCTGGTCGGGATGATCGCTGACGGAACGTCGCTTGGTGTCGGGTTGTGGGTGGTTCCCGCCGGAGGAGTGCTCGCCGCGGCGCTCGCGGTGACGCTGCGGCGCCGCGAATGA